In the Arachis ipaensis cultivar K30076 chromosome B04, Araip1.1, whole genome shotgun sequence genome, GTTGAGCTTCACATGCCAGTGTACCCTGATTGGACACATATGATGAGTGCACTGCAGCAATGGATCATTGTCTCTCTTCGGAGTGTGAGCGCCGGGTGTGTTGAGGAATTTCGAGTCACTCCTGCATTCCATGACAAGATTATTAGCAATAACTGGAAATTCTATTAGAGTGTTTTGAGATTTTAAGCTTACTTGACACAATTCTTCTTGTTTTGGCAACCACAGGCACAAGTAGGACAAGGAGTAATGGTTTCATTGTAGAAGGATGACAAAGATACACAGCAACTCGGGTTCTTTCTAGCCAGAAATTGCGAGTATGTGCAGGTAACATTCCATGTCACTACATAAAAACAGAACAAAGGAAacttttttagaatttttcagaTGCTAAGGAGAAGAATTGACATGTCTTGAGAGTTAAGATAACTTGCTTAGTGCTTGAGTCTTGCGGCGCTTATCTTGTGTAAGGAAAACAGTGGAGGGAACAACCTTGGCAGGGCCACAGGTATAGCCAGGTCCTGGAGCCAAGAGAGTGAAGTTCTTGGGGAGTTTAACTGTCTTGTTGGAGGTGCCAGCTTGTCCAACACTGACTTGGAAGGCGGAGACAGCGCTCGAAGGATCTTGGCCCCATGCTGAAACCACTCCACCCTTGCAGCAGTTTGAGTATTGCTGATTGTAAGGTACACCAGGGAGAAGGTCTACAACTGTTGGAGTTTTCTTGCAGCAGTGAGGTACATTGCCTTTGAACTTAGAACAATCTCCTTGCTCTGTGGTTTGAGCTCCTACCATGGTCCATATAACCTCTTTCTTTGCCCATGACCATCCCAGGGTCCATCCCGGATTCGGGATGTGCCGGAACATTTGGAAATTGCTCATTGTTACCACTGCCTGGTTAGAAAAAATTCAATAGACACAAACACTCTGATGAATTTTCAATTCTCTTACTATCTACTCTTTCAAAAGAAACCAAAATATAGGACTTGTTACAAACTAGTGCAAATAATTCATTGTTCAATAAATGTGAGAATGACATACATATTGAACAAGAAAGTTTATCTAAATTGTTCAATAAATGTTAAAAATATGAAACAAGCAACAAggatgttttttgtttttattgcttacCACATAGCCGTCTGGTGTCCAAGACATAACATCCCATTTGATTGTTATGTTTCCATTTGGATCCAAAGGATCATATgcagctaaaaaaaaaaaaaaaaatcaataaataagtgAAATATGTGTGTGTGAAAATGAAAAAGGCAAATGAAGGTGAAAATGAAGCAAAACCTGCATAAGAGAACAGAACAATAACACAGAGAGGTATTATTATGACAAGCCTCATTGCCTGATCAAGATGTTGTGCCTCTAATGTTTTATCAAATAATAATGTGACAATCTTTGCCTCCAGGATTCACTTAGAAACCTTATTGGAGTGGCATTGGAAGTGTAGTAATGTAGAAAAAGAGCAATAGAGGGAATTGTGATTCAAGTGATGGCTCAACTAATGGTTGTTAGGTACCTTACAGTGCATATATATTGCTATCACTGTCTCACTTACACACTCAGATCTTGAATTCAACTTGATTCCCATATCTTGAAGCAACAGCCACTGACCAGAACAATAGGCTGGAGAACATAACACCTCAGCTGTTTGTGCAGTTGCTCTATCATGGGTTAGGTTCACCATACTGAGAATTCACCAATTTACCCTCAGCTGTTTGTTTTGTCTCTAGGATTTCTGATATCTAAATGTTTTGTCTAAGAAATTATTATTGGGTTTGAACAAGTTTGGCATGAAACTTAATGCAAATGTGGTATCATTTGAAGTAACATGTGTCACTGTTTTAGATCTTGCCAACTAAGAATAATACAGTGAGGCTAATGGATATTGTTTCTTCATGGTCTTTGAATTTGTATCCACGTTGAGTAATGAGAGACATGAGTTTGATGCAAGCAAAGTTTTCTTCATAGATAGTAGGGACAGGTAGTAAGTTCCTTTCTAAGTCCAAAAGGATACACCAACTTTTCTACTCTATCTATGCCTCTTATATTAACTTGCTCAAGTACCTACTACTTTGAAGTATTACTAACTATAGtgcacggacactgacacggacacgggacacgacacgagaCACGCTGACatgcaaattttaaaatcttacatgacacggggacacgcatacatataaaatataaaatattttttagataaaccgtaatgatattttaatattttattgatattaaaatataaattaattttttaaattatttttaatgtcttattttaattatatcaagtatttaaaatattttttgttttaataaataataatatatactatatctaaatttattttaagaatatatattaagaataagacgggacacgctgacacgtgatggtatttaggtgtgtccaagtgtgtccggagaagaattttttttattgagacacggtttgaacacagcagacacgcgtgtcggacgagtgtcggtgagtgtcgtgtccgaaatgtgtccaaCACGCAAACACAGCAACTTAAATATCCGTGCTTTCATAGATTACTAACATTTAGTTACTTTTTTTACAATAAGTGCACATTTAAATTTGTCTCTTCATTTTCACATGGAGACCAAGTTTTTTTACCACTTAATCCAACAATGTACTCTTTGTTATAATAATATAATCTATCTATTATATAAAGGNNNNNNNNNNNNNNNNNNNNNNNNNNNNNNNNNNNNNNNNNNNNNNNNNNNNNNNNNNNNNNNNNNNNNNNNNNNNNNNNNNNNNNNNNNNNNNNNNNNNNNNNNNNNNNNNNNNNNNNNNNNNNNNNNNNNNNNNNNNNNNNNNNNNNNNNNNNNNNNNNNNNNNNNNNNNNNNNNNNNNNNNNNNNNNNNNNNNNNNNNNNNNNNNNNNNNNNNNNNNNNNNNNNNNNNNNNNNNNNNNNNNNNNNNNNNNNNNNNNNNNNNNNNNNNNNNNNNNNNNNNNNNNNNNNNNNNNNNNNNNNNNNNNNNNNNNNNNNNNNNNNNNNNNNNNNNNNNNNNNNNNNNNNNNNNNNNNNNNNNNNNNNNNNNNNNNNNNNNNNNNNNNNNNNNNNNNNNNNNNNNNNNNNNNNNNNNNNNNNNNNNNNNNNNNNNNNNNNNNNNNNNNNNNNNNNNNNNNNNNNNNNNNNNNNNNNNNNNNNNNNNNNNNNNNNNNNNNNNNNNTTTTGCTTAAGTttcttaatataaaaaaattgtgttaaaattacttgaaattagttttttttaatgtatttattatatatttaaaaaaggaTTGTAAAACAGAAGCCGCAAAACACACAAAAAACAACACCACAAGCtaataatatttaataagtaACCAAATTAAAACAACACCACTTCTCGTCCACTTTATTATTTAAAACTGCTGAGTGAAGTCAACCAATTCTTCCACAACAGAAGTCAACTTATTATTAACCACATTGCACTTGGCGAGAATCTCTTCTTGTTCCTGAAATGCTGAAATTGAGGCCATCTCTTATTCCTAGTGGCACTTCATAGTTAGGCCCTCCTCACTGCcacaaaataataatatataattagcaTATTTTTTTTAGGGTAAAAAACGTAAATAAGCTAAGGGAGCTGAAAAATTACGCAAATCCGCCAAATTGGAAATTGCTTCATGAATGAGCCAAAGCACATtactatataattcgaaccaggttggttcgaactacaaaaatacataattcgaaccaaggtaGCTCGAATATTGATGGAACAAGTGATGCATGTAATTCGAACTAGGTGAGTTCGAATTACACGTTTGGACGCTTCAGCAAGTAATTCGAACCTAGTTGGTTCGAATTAGTCAAAGTTTGCCTCGAatagtaattcgaattatgctgttaaaaaattaataatttattaaaaaattaataatttaaaaattaaaaaatatatattttatttcatacgttaaaaaaaagctaacaaaatatttaattacgagacttttaaaatattaataagctatcaattcgaattccatacaatacttttctgtccatttttaatacctcatgaatattttttaataaatttatttaaattataccacaaaaaaatattttattctatgcaaaataatttaaaaaatggcttaaaaaatgttaggagtactataaaaatttgtaatgttctaataacttaggtaaatacatgcatgtactcaaattttaaataaaatattttacatagtcaataataatttaaaaattaaaaaaatatatatatttttttaatttttaaattattaatttttttaataaattttttaataatttttttaataaattattaattttttaacagcatagtTCGAATTACTATTCGAGGCAAACTTTGACTAATTCGAACCAACTAGGTTCAAATTACTTGCTGAAGCGTCCAAACGTGTAATTCGAACTCACCTAGTTCGAATTACTCTCAATCCTAGTTCGAACCAactaggttcgaattacatgcatcACTTATTCCATCAATATTCGAGCTACCTTGGTTCGAATGATGTGTTTCTGTAGTTCGAACCAACCTTGTTCGAATTATATAGTAATGTGCTTTGGCTCATTCGTGAAGCAATTTACAGTTTGGCAGATTTGCGTAATTTCTCAGCTCCCTTGGCTTATTTACgttttttaccctttttttatattttattaattaaaaaaataatctagctaacataattaattaattaataattatatttttatttgagccatatcttaattaaaaaaaaaaaacatgcatgaCCTACTACTAACTTTgcttcttttactttttctttttaattaacaaatTTTCCAAAGACACTAATTAGAAAACTATAATATAAGTGAACAATTTTGATGGAAAATACAAGTTAAAtgttaacttttaatatttttatgtagTGATGAATATATTGAACAAAAAAAACCTGAAGTACCTCGGGGGAGCTATACGGCATCCAGATAAACTGCACAAAAAAAATAGCTATGTTGTCACGCCAACTCCTTCTACAGAAACATGTGATGTCTAGTTATTCAAATAAAAGTAACCGGAACAACACTCACATCCCTGGGCTGTAACATGTCTATCCTCAGTCTCGTGCTCTGCACTCTAGGACTCTTCTCGCTGTAGGAAGGGCTGTAACCTGACCATCTGCAGTGCACATGGGTGTTATGTTTAATCAGAAGTATGACAGATTTGTAATACAGTACAAGCGTACATGAACATCAATTATTTTAACTTGAAATAGAAAAGCATAAGTAGCGTACCTCGATGCCAAAGGCCAGCTGCACGTATCATACCCAGCAGGCCTAAACCTGGGAAAGCGCCAGAAGATCCAGGACTGAAGTAGCTGAAGTGGGCCCGCTAACTTCACCACATGTCTGTTTGCCACTCGACACATGCACCAGTACAACCATGCCAATGCTGCAGACCCCCAACTGTAGGAacccatctcctcaagcctagCTGCGTAGGGAAGCCATCTGATATGAATGCGgttgccggacttgtcggcaaaTAGCTgagtgcccaacaacatcatgatataggcacgAGCAAAGCGCCGCACAGTCTCCTGGAACCAGGTGCAGTTTACTGCGAACTTCTGAACCTGGCTCGGAGGAGGAACCACTCCAAGCAACTCCTCGAACCACACCCAAGCTGGACGTCCACCCTCGATATACAAATGGAACTCTGTAAGGCAACCGCTGACATAACGCCCGTCCACTGCCAACCCCAactggtacgccacgtcctgaAGCGTGAGCGTGCACTCTCCGAAGGGTATATGGAAGATGTGCGTCTCAGGACGCCACCGCTTGACGAAGGCGCTGACAAGAGGCTCGTCTaaccggaaccatctatcgttcagcctAGCCAGATGGTATAACCTGGCCATCTGCAAGTAGGGAACATAACGCTCATCGAGTGGCATGCCTTGttgccgccgcatgctcctgatgcatcgctgTGGCTGCGCATTAAATGGACCGCATTATTAGAACTACATACAATACTGATaacgaaaaaaaaaactaacacaaTAAACCACTTACATAAACCACTTACATAAACCATCAACACAACCGCATATAAAACCACGTACAAAAAACCACTTACCctaaaccaccaactaaaccgcatgcaaaaccTCTAAAATAAACCATTTACAATACCACTACAATAAACCACTAACAATACCACCTAACATAAACCACTTACATAAACCATTAACAGAAGCGCATATAAAACCACTTACCTAAAACCACAAACTAAACGGCATGCAAAACCTCTAATATAAACCATTTGCAATACCACCACAATAAACTGCTAACATAAATTGCCACTAAAatcacatgcaaaaccactaactcaAATAAACCTTGTCGTTTTCTatgtactaacctcgtcgttgatgaccccggctatatgagcaacCCCGTCCAACCGGTACAGCCTTGCaggatcgtcccccatcagctGAGTCTTCGGTTCAACTATTTCTCGGAtcgaatctgggtcgttttctctgggatttggtggggtatggAAAATGAGAAGTGGTTCGAATTTGCTTGATttgaactccttatatagcccaATTGTTCGTAATTCGAACCAATTGAATTTGTGGTTGCACTAATTCataagtaattcgaaccaattaggttcgaattatgtgtgtgaAGTTCGAACCAAATATTTTCGATTTATATGCAAATGtagttcgaaccaaataggttcgaattacatataagTATACTTTGGCTGATTCGTGAATCAATCTTCAATTTGGCTTATTCATGTAACAACTTTCCTCCCATGGTTTATTTGTgttttttaccctaaaaagaaattgaaaagcaCACAATAAGAAGTTAAGAACCAAAACTCAGCCCTTTGGTGTGTTGTACAATAAACTTTTTAAGACTTTTTGACACACCAAACACAAGGTATATTTTCAGGATACCATGTTGGGCTTTTCAAAATGGACTCATAATTCGAGCCCAACAAGCATCACCactattaaattgaaaaaataaaacaacTGTTCTCAAATCATTCACCTCAATACATATATTTACTATTTAGCCACTAACCCACTTTTACCGAGTTAGTGCAAACTTGCAAATATTATCTCAAAAGTTGATTTACGAATTTAATTCTTGTGTACATTGCATAAATTTGTATGAAATTATATTCATTCCTAAAATATTATAGTAGACTCGTCATATTAGTTAGTttgatgaatattttttaataaaatcttcTAAAGCATTgtcgaatttttttttatttgatatctcaaattcaatatttGATATCTCAAAAAAGTTCTGAGTTTCTTTCTCCATTCCAATGGTACCTCAAAAGGTCAATTAACATATCAAACGTGTTCCCACGCGAGATATCAACAAAATCAAGAGATTAATTAAGTAGTTAAAACATCTTAGCTTTCCTTGAACATTTGTAAAGCACGACGAATTTCTTTATTAATTTTGCTAACAGTTTCCATCTATTATAATTAGAgtggaaaaaaaatattaaaatgttGGAGAAAGTATccacagagagagagagtagaacaTAAGACATGCCAGCCATGTTAGACCATCAAAAAAGGAATGTAGAACGCATTTCATGCAAAGACTTTTCCTTCTTTGCAATGTGCATAGACATGATCCCATGCTATGGAGAAGTAgattttggattttaattttgtatttcaggTATCTCCTCCCTTATTGTTATGACTAATTCTGATAGGAAAAATTCTTCTATAGACACAAAGTCTAACATGTCGTCTTCGAAAGCAGTGGGAGGATGATCATTCCCATTTGCATACAGAAAAATTTGTGCTTGTTGCATAAGATCATCTGAACCTTCCTGCAACAGATAGCcagaaagaaaatcatcaataaaaggaCATGTTAATTCTCTGTTCTCAAATTCACTAGTTCCTTGTAAAATATAAACAATCTTCATCAAAAGACAGCAAGTTCATCAGTTTAGCATGCAATTGAAGCATATTATGCCCACAAATGACAAATCCAACCAAAGAACAGGTGAAAAATGAGATGTAATGGTAGCAAGAATGGAAAACCTTTTGAGAAATGATATCCAGAGTACTTTGTCCGCTTGTTAGCATTGCCGCAGCAATAAACACAGCCTTGGAAACCTTATGAGGAAACAGCTCCATCGCATACGATATACATGCCCGCCGAAATCATGTCCAGCCAAGATTACCTGTTTTAAGAATCGGAAACTCTCAAACACAGCCAATAAAGATACAAATTAACATACAACAGTCCATCATTTCTAAAATGGGCATGTAATGAAATAAGCACCTTTTCTCCTTCAGGAAGTTTTTCAACAAAGTCAGTAAGTGGCTTCACATATTGTGAGAGACTCTTTATGTTGTTTGTATCAAATGAATGAACTCCAGAACCGGTTAAATCTATGGCGGATACTTTATAACCAGCTTCTTCTAGAAGTGCTATAGTTTTGTACCAACACCAAGCACCAAAACCACCTCCATGAACAAGAACAAAATGATTCGTCTCAAGATCATCAACCTTTATACCCTGTCAAATTGATAAGAAAAGAAGAACTCCTGTTATTTGAGTTCTAAGAAAAATGAGAACTAAATAATCATAGTTTGCTCTAATAGTAGTACACCAATTTCTGcaatagataaaaaataaataagtgaaTAAACACATTCAACAGAATCTGAATCAAGGAAGCTAGAAATTCTTAATACATTTTTTTGTTTGAAAATGACACTACAGTGTCATTGCATCCTCAATACTTAGACTCTGAATgttaattattattttcgaaaccATGTCTTTGTCACCATAATCTCTGTTTTGTGATAAGAAAGAGCCAAAACAAGGTTACCCTCAAAGCTATACACAACTTGCAGTAGAAAACACTTGAAAGGTCAAACCTCACATCCTCAATTCAATGATGAAACACAACATATTTGAAGTTTTGAACACACGTAGGACAAGCCGCCAAGAAAAATTCTCTTACACGTTCTTTAGAATTACGTCTTGAACTAAGAGAAGAGGATGCATATCAAACACAagtgattttcttttctttcccaaaACACTGTTCTTATATCAGTCCAAGAAAAACTGATCATCACAGAAACCAATCACCACCATAATTGTTTCATCTCAATATGTTATCCCATTCCACAAACGCATCATTTCCATCTTCATTATTTTAAGGTCATAATACAAAATATGATTACTATTCATTATAAATGACAGAAATCAACAAGCCCAGAAAATCAAACCAGAAATTGTTAATTTAAAAAACGGATCAANNNNNNNNNNNNNNNNNNNNNNNNNNNNNNNNNNNNNNNNNNNNNNNNNNNNNNNNNNNNNNNNNNNNNNNNNNNNNNNNNNNAATATACCAAATTTAAAGATATTGGCAGTCCTCCAACTTCCTCACTCCACTTCAAGGATTAACATTTATGACCCACTTTTTAGACCATTTTTCAGCTATTCTTCCTTTCAGTAAATAGCTTCAATAACTTTTGAGCATCAGACTTTTTCCCTGGTAAAGAAAAATTTGAACTGATATATGAGATTGTGCTATCAGATGGCACATGTCCTTTCTCACACATTTCAATCAGCAATTTTTTCGCTTCAGCCCGATATGACATTCTAAGTTCCCTATCCATCTCTGGCTGGCAGGATAATTTGCACCATCCGCAAATTAGAATGTCGTATGTTGAAGAATTAGGAATTCTCCCCCTTGTCAGCATTTCATTCAACAGTTCTCTAGCATGGCGCATTTTTCCTGCTATTGCATAATCATTAATAAGAACGTTATAGGTGCCAACAGTGGGAACAAAACCTTTGATTATCATTTCACAATAGAGC is a window encoding:
- the LOC107635466 gene encoding COBRA-like protein 4 → MRLVIIIPLCVIVLFSYAAAYDPLDPNGNITIKWDVMSWTPDGYVAVVTMSNFQMFRHIPNPGWTLGWSWAKKEVIWTMVGAQTTEQGDCSKFKGNVPHCCKKTPTVVDLLPGVPYNQQYSNCCKGGVVSAWGQDPSSAVSAFQVSVGQAGTSNKTVKLPKNFTLLAPGPGYTCGPAKVVPSTVFLTQDKRRKTQALMTWNVTCTYSQFLARKNPSCCVSLSSFYNETITPCPTCACGCQNKKNCVKSDSKFLNTPGAHTPKRDNDPLLQCTHHMCPIRVHWHVKLNYKDYWRVKIAITNFNYRMNYTLWTLAVQHPNLNNITQVFSFDYRPILPYVSINDTGMFYGMKFYNDLLMEAGPSGNVQSEVLLRKDQDTFTFKQGWAFPRKVYFNGEECMLPPPDTYPFLPNAAPVKLLNLTSLIFFLILLLVA
- the LOC107637359 gene encoding protein MAIN-LIKE 1-like yields the protein MGDDPARLYRLDGVAHIAGVINDEPQRCIRSMRRQQGMPLDERYVPYLQMARLYHLARLNDRWFRLDEPLVSAFVKRWRPETHIFHIPFGECTLTLQDVAYQLGLAVDGRYVSGCLTEFHLYIEGGRPAWVWFEELLGVVPPPSQVQKFAVNCTWFQETVRRFARAYIMMLLGTQLFADKSGNRIHIRWLPYAARLEEMGSYSWGSAALAWLYWCMCRVANRHVVKLAGPLQLLQSWIFWRFPRFRPAGYDTCSWPLASRWSGYSPSYSEKSPRVQSTRLRIDMLQPRDVSVVPVTFI
- the LOC107637360 gene encoding putative methylesterase 11, chloroplastic; amino-acid sequence: MVGIKVDDLETNHFVLVHGGGFGAWCWYKTIALLEEAGYKVSAIDLTGSGVHSFDTNNIKSLSQYVKPLTDFVEKLPEGEKVILAGHDFGGHEGSDDLMQQAQIFLYANGNDHPPTAFEDDMLDFVSIEEFFLSELVITIREEIPEIQN